The sequence CTGTTGCAGTACCATGTTAGAGGCGTAGAAAGTGCTGAAAATCTTTTCCAATAACGTCTCCTCAGTAATAGTATCCCCACAgagcttcatctgagaggtTATTCTGAGCAACGCcgaattgtactcagccactgacttgaaatcctggatccttaggtgagtccagtcatagcgagctcttggaagaatcaccgttgtctggtgattgtatctgcttCTCAAGTCATTCCAGAGggctaacggatcttcaaccgttaagtactcgctCTTTAGTGCCTTATCAAGATGGTGACGAATAAAAATCATGGCCTTTgcccgatcttgagaggatgagctGCTCTCTTCCttgatggtatctccaagattcgctgcttccagatggatcttggtatccaatACCCAGGTGAGGTAATTCTTTCCAGTAATGTCCAAGGCAGCgaaatcaagctttgccaagtctgccattttcttttctgaaagaaaaatgaggtgtgtaagcacttgcaataatatgtgttCTTGACGaatatattgttagaacttccggttcttacaaattttgatCTTCATgccaaaatgataagtactcgaaacttcaggcttgagattttcataattaatgagaagggcaattgtaccgcaccattctcatcgaAACAAGTATAGGATGGGCGATTATTCCGCACTACTTTAAACaacaggaaaatttaaatatgtagagCAAGGTGGAcaattataccgcaccacctaaaattgcaataaaatttaaattgcgataaaatttgaATATACAAAGCAGGGttgacgattataccgcaccacctaaaattgcgataaaattaaatatgtacAGCAAGGTGGGTGATTAtttcacaccacctaaaattgcgagcgataaaattaaatatgtaaagcagggtgggtgattatttcacaccacctaaaattgtgataaaattaaataacaggcaaatttaaatatgcaggataGGGCGGGCGATTATACCACTGCActtaaaatttgcagtaaaattagatcTGCAATCCAAGATAGGTGATAGAACCGCACAATCTTGGATTGCATATATAATCAGTGGGTTAGTAGTCAAtatctacaccaaacaagaaatcaaagatataagtgACTGTTAGTTGGAGAACTAGAAGTAAACATGGTGCAAACAGTTCTTCGCGACGGTATACCCAGCAATTGAGGCAGAGGAAACCTTGgaggaaacttttttttttcggtgaagggaaatgagaaattattagagagtcgtgctgataacatgttataaataggcaaaatttagagagataacctttactcaggacaggaacgaagcagttgcagagtattataccaacacaagctgttgcagaggaagtaatgtatattattgctattagatgtttttctcttccttttctcttcttaATGTTTTCTCTTCATTTGAACAATctaagtgctctatttatagagccact is a genomic window of Malus domestica chromosome 09, GDT2T_hap1 containing:
- the LOC139187769 gene encoding uncharacterized protein, with translation MADLAKLDFAALDITGKNYLTWVLDTKIHLEAANLGDTIKEESSSSSQDRAKAMIFIRHHLDKALKSEYLTVEDPLALWNDLRSRYNHQTTVILPRARYDWTHLRIQDFKSVAEYNSALLRITSQMKLCGDTITEETLLEKIFSTFYASNMVLQQ